The Halobacterium litoreum genome includes a region encoding these proteins:
- a CDS encoding DNA polymerase II large subunit produces MRPEDEAYFESLESDLDDAFDVAERAKRRGDDPKPEVEIPVAKDMADRVENILGIDGVAERVRDLEGEMSREEAALELVEDFVEGTVGDYETDAGKVEGAVRTAVALLTEGVVAAPIEGIDRVEVNANDDGTEYVAVYYAGPIRSAGGTAQALSVLVADYARSLLDIDEFKPRDDEIERYAEEVALYDSETGLQYSPKDKETKFITENCPVMLDGEATGNEEVDGFRDLERIDTNSPRGGMCLVLAEGIALKAPKIQRYTRNLDEVEWPWLQDLIDGTIGEDAGDDEADGEDGESDAASDDGDAEDAGDEPDGPPRVDPSYKFLQDLIAGRPVFGHPSKEGGFRLRYGRARNHGFATAGVHPATMHLLDDFLATGTQIKTERPGKAAGVVPVDSIEGPTVKLANGDVRHIESPEDALEVRNGVVEILDVGEYLVNYGEFVENNHELAPASYSPEWWVQDFADAGADVQALRDSPFADLDDPDADQAIEWATEYDAPLHPAYTYLWHDVTVEQFVALADAVVDAEREDGDLALAPDDEVRATLEALLVEHRQREDALYVPDWVPLARSLGVGEARSASESPSGASLREAEDLAKEWDSLSADARDWPNAMRAVEEVAPFDVQERAPTRIGNRMGRPEKSESRDLSPAVHTLFPIGEAGGAQRDVGDAARYAPDMADTPGEIDVRLGERVCPDCDEHTYEATCPDCDTWTDPHYECPDCGITAEPDESGRVECPRCERELDNVETQTVDVQDEYRSALQSVGERENAFDVLKGVQGLMSSEKVPEPMEKGVLRAKHDVTAFKDGTVRYDMTDLPVTAVRPRELDVTVDHFRDLGYDEDIHGDPLEHDDQLVELRVQDVVLSDGAAEHMLQTADFVDDLLTEYYGLDSFYELDERDDLVGELVFGMAPHTSAAVVGRIIGFTSAAVGYAHPYFHAAKRRNCDGDEDCVMLLMDGLLNFSKSFLPDKRGGQMDAPLVMSSRIDPSEIDDEAHNVDIDREYPKEFYEASREMADPGEVDDLVTIAEETLGTDEEYTGFGHTHDTTDIHLGPALSAYKTLGSMMDKMDAQLELSRKLRSVDETDVAERVIEFHFLPDLIGNLRAFSRQETRCLDCGEKYRRMPLTGDCRECGGRVNLTVHEGSVNKYMDTAIQVAEDYDCREYTKQRLELLDRKLESIFENDKNKQSGIADFM; encoded by the coding sequence ATGCGCCCGGAAGACGAAGCGTACTTCGAGTCACTGGAGTCCGACCTCGACGACGCGTTCGACGTCGCCGAGCGCGCGAAGCGCCGCGGCGACGACCCGAAGCCAGAGGTCGAGATTCCGGTCGCGAAGGACATGGCCGACCGCGTCGAGAACATCCTCGGCATCGACGGCGTCGCCGAGCGCGTCCGCGACCTCGAAGGTGAGATGAGCCGCGAGGAGGCGGCCCTCGAACTCGTCGAGGACTTCGTGGAGGGCACCGTCGGCGACTACGAGACGGACGCCGGCAAGGTCGAGGGCGCGGTCCGGACCGCCGTCGCCCTGCTCACGGAGGGCGTGGTCGCGGCGCCCATCGAGGGCATCGACCGCGTCGAGGTGAACGCCAACGACGACGGCACCGAGTACGTCGCCGTCTACTACGCCGGCCCGATTCGGTCCGCCGGCGGGACGGCGCAGGCGCTCTCCGTGCTCGTCGCGGACTACGCGCGCAGCCTCCTCGACATAGACGAGTTCAAGCCGCGAGACGACGAGATAGAGCGCTACGCCGAGGAGGTGGCCCTCTACGACTCCGAGACCGGCCTCCAGTACTCGCCGAAGGACAAGGAGACGAAGTTCATCACCGAGAACTGTCCCGTAATGCTGGACGGCGAGGCGACGGGCAACGAGGAGGTCGACGGCTTCCGCGACCTCGAACGCATCGACACGAACTCGCCCCGCGGCGGGATGTGTCTCGTGCTCGCGGAGGGCATCGCGCTGAAGGCGCCGAAGATTCAGCGCTACACCCGGAACCTCGACGAGGTCGAGTGGCCGTGGCTCCAGGACCTCATCGACGGCACCATCGGCGAAGACGCCGGCGACGACGAGGCCGACGGCGAGGACGGCGAGAGCGACGCCGCGAGCGACGACGGTGACGCCGAGGACGCCGGCGACGAGCCCGACGGGCCGCCCCGCGTCGACCCGTCGTACAAGTTCCTCCAGGACCTCATCGCGGGCCGCCCCGTCTTCGGCCACCCGTCGAAGGAGGGCGGCTTCCGCCTGCGGTACGGGCGCGCCCGAAACCACGGGTTCGCGACGGCGGGCGTCCACCCGGCGACGATGCACCTGCTGGACGACTTCCTCGCGACGGGCACCCAAATCAAGACCGAGCGCCCGGGGAAGGCGGCGGGCGTCGTGCCCGTCGACTCCATCGAGGGGCCGACCGTGAAACTCGCGAACGGGGACGTGCGCCACATCGAAAGCCCGGAGGACGCCCTCGAAGTCCGGAACGGCGTCGTGGAGATTCTCGACGTCGGCGAGTACCTCGTGAACTACGGCGAGTTCGTGGAGAACAACCACGAACTCGCGCCCGCCTCCTACTCGCCGGAGTGGTGGGTGCAGGACTTCGCGGACGCCGGCGCGGACGTGCAGGCGCTCCGGGACTCGCCGTTCGCCGACCTCGACGACCCGGACGCCGACCAGGCAATCGAGTGGGCGACCGAGTACGACGCCCCGCTCCACCCCGCGTACACGTACCTCTGGCACGACGTGACAGTCGAGCAGTTCGTCGCGCTCGCGGACGCAGTCGTCGACGCCGAACGCGAGGACGGCGACCTCGCGCTCGCGCCCGACGACGAGGTCCGGGCGACGCTGGAGGCCCTGCTCGTCGAGCACCGCCAGCGCGAGGACGCGCTCTACGTGCCCGACTGGGTGCCGCTCGCGCGCTCGCTCGGGGTCGGCGAGGCGCGGAGCGCCTCGGAATCGCCGAGCGGAGCATCGCTCCGCGAGGCCGAGGACCTGGCGAAGGAGTGGGACAGCCTCTCGGCGGACGCCCGCGACTGGCCGAACGCGATGCGCGCCGTCGAGGAAGTCGCACCCTTCGACGTCCAGGAGCGTGCCCCCACGCGAATCGGGAACCGAATGGGGCGCCCGGAGAAATCCGAGTCCCGCGACCTCTCGCCGGCGGTCCACACGCTGTTCCCCATCGGCGAGGCCGGCGGGGCCCAACGCGACGTGGGCGACGCCGCGCGGTACGCGCCCGACATGGCGGACACGCCCGGCGAAATCGACGTGCGACTCGGCGAACGCGTCTGCCCGGACTGCGACGAGCACACCTACGAGGCGACCTGCCCCGACTGCGACACCTGGACCGACCCCCACTACGAGTGTCCCGACTGCGGCATCACCGCCGAACCCGACGAGTCCGGGCGCGTCGAGTGCCCGCGCTGCGAGCGCGAACTCGACAACGTCGAGACCCAGACCGTCGACGTCCAAGACGAGTACCGGAGCGCGCTCCAGTCCGTCGGCGAGCGCGAGAACGCCTTCGACGTGCTCAAAGGCGTACAGGGATTGATGTCCTCGGAGAAAGTCCCCGAACCGATGGAGAAGGGCGTCCTCCGCGCGAAACACGACGTCACCGCGTTCAAAGACGGCACCGTCCGGTACGACATGACCGACCTCCCGGTCACCGCTGTCCGCCCGCGCGAACTCGACGTCACCGTCGACCACTTCCGCGACCTCGGGTACGACGAGGACATCCACGGCGACCCCCTCGAACACGACGACCAACTCGTCGAACTCCGCGTGCAGGACGTCGTGCTCTCGGACGGCGCAGCCGAACACATGCTCCAGACCGCGGACTTCGTCGACGACCTCCTCACGGAGTACTACGGCCTCGATTCGTTCTACGAACTCGACGAGCGCGACGACCTCGTCGGCGAACTCGTCTTCGGGATGGCGCCCCACACCTCCGCCGCGGTCGTCGGCAGAATCATCGGCTTCACGTCGGCCGCGGTCGGCTACGCGCATCCGTACTTCCACGCCGCGAAACGCCGGAATTGCGACGGTGACGAGGACTGCGTGATGCTCCTGATGGACGGCCTGCTGAACTTCTCGAAGTCGTTCTTGCCGGACAAACGGGGCGGGCAGATGGACGCGCCCCTCGTCATGTCCTCGCGCATCGACCCGAGCGAAATCGACGACGAGGCGCACAACGTGGACATCGACCGGGAGTACCCCAAGGAGTTCTACGAGGCGAGTCGCGAGATGGCCGACCCCGGCGAGGTCGACGACCTCGTGACCATCGCGGAGGAGACGCTCGGCACCGACGAGGAGTACACCGGATTCGGGCACACCCACGACACGACGGACATCCACCTCGGCCCCGCGCTCTCCGCGTACAAGACGCTCGGGTCGATGATGGACAAGATGGACGCGCAACTGGAACTCTCGCGGAAGCTCCGGTCCGTGGACGAGACCGACGTCGCAGAGCGCGTCATCGAGTTCCACTTCCTCCCGGACCTCATCGGGAACCTCCGGGCGTTCAGCCGACAGGAGACGCGGTGTCTCGACTGCGGGGAGAAGTACCGCCGGATGCCCCTGACCGGGGACTGCCGGGAGTGCGGGGGCAGGGTGAACCTCACGGTCCACGAGGGCTCCGTGAACAAGTACATGGACACCGCGATTCAGGTGGCCGAGGACTACGACTGCCGGGAGTACACGAAACAGCGCCTCGAACTCCTCGACCGGAAACTGGAGTCCATCTTCGAGAACGACAAGAACAAGCAGTCCGGCATCGCGGACTTCATGTGA
- a CDS encoding SHOCT domain-containing protein produces the protein MPQNTNDSRLVTILLIVIGAFVVFPMLFMGFGTMGAGPMMGGAWGGGMWGDGTMSGWAFVVAAVMQLLFLAVLVGGGYLVYRAVTDSERDSDRALEELRLAYARGELTDDEYEQRREALERDTESR, from the coding sequence ATGCCTCAAAACACCAACGACAGCCGACTGGTCACGATTCTCCTCATCGTCATCGGTGCGTTCGTCGTCTTCCCGATGCTCTTCATGGGCTTCGGGACGATGGGGGCCGGGCCGATGATGGGCGGTGCGTGGGGCGGTGGAATGTGGGGTGACGGAACGATGTCGGGCTGGGCGTTCGTCGTCGCAGCCGTCATGCAACTCCTGTTCCTGGCCGTCCTCGTCGGCGGCGGTTACCTCGTGTACAGGGCAGTCACGGACAGCGAGCGTGATTCGGACCGGGCACTCGAGGAACTCCGACTCGCCTACGCTCGCGGGGAGTTGACCGACGACGAATACGAACAGCGGCGCGAGGCGCTGGAACGAGACACCGAATCGCGGTGA
- a CDS encoding heavy metal translocating P-type ATPase, with protein MHEGHEQMFRRRFFVSTLLSLPVLLYSPTLQEWLGFSVPAFPGSEWVNPVFAVVVFAYGGVPFLRMAGPEVRDRSPGMMTLISMAISVAFVYSLATVVFPAQSAFFWELVTLIDIMLLGHWIEMRSVRRASSAVDELAKLMPDTAERITDDGDTEEVPVSELSEGDLVLVRPGASVPADGVVEEGDSDVEESMITGESKPVSKEPGDEVIGGTVNGDGSLRVRVGATGEETTLAGIMRLVEEAQQSKSETQVLADRAAGWLFYVAVGAAAVTAVAWTAAVSFNATIIERAVTVLVIACPHALGLAIPLVVAINTSLAARNGMLVRDRIAMEEARNLDAIVFDKTGTLTEGEHGVVGVATVDGVDEDDALRLAAAVEGDSEHMIARAIREAAAERDLSVPDATGFEAIKGRGVRATVDVSGFPGGSSDSADGDSEVYVGGPNLLTQLDSEIPPHLRRFADEAGQNAQTVVYLVRGGERSESSDEASGEAASRGGELVAAFAMADVIREESYRVVDALHDLGIEVAMLTGDSQDVADAVADELGIDTVFAEVLPENKDEKVRELQDRGKLVGMVGDGVNDAPALTRADVGIAIGSGTDVAVQSADVILVKNNPMDVVRLVKLSEASYRKMQENIVWAAGYNVFAIPLAAGVLAPLGILLSPAVGALLMSLSTVIVAVNAQLLRRVDLSISEFPDRTRDRPETST; from the coding sequence ATGCACGAGGGCCACGAGCAGATGTTCCGACGTCGCTTCTTCGTCTCGACGCTCCTCTCGCTGCCGGTCCTGCTCTACAGCCCGACGCTCCAGGAGTGGCTCGGCTTCTCCGTCCCGGCGTTCCCCGGCAGCGAGTGGGTCAATCCCGTCTTCGCGGTCGTCGTCTTCGCCTACGGTGGGGTTCCGTTCCTCCGGATGGCCGGCCCCGAAGTCCGGGACCGCTCGCCGGGGATGATGACGCTCATCTCGATGGCCATCTCCGTCGCGTTCGTCTACAGTCTGGCGACCGTCGTCTTCCCCGCCCAGTCGGCGTTCTTCTGGGAACTCGTGACGCTCATCGACATCATGTTGCTCGGCCACTGGATCGAGATGCGGTCGGTCCGCCGAGCCTCGAGCGCGGTGGACGAACTGGCGAAACTGATGCCGGACACCGCGGAGCGAATCACCGACGACGGTGACACCGAGGAGGTCCCCGTCAGTGAACTCTCCGAGGGCGACCTCGTGCTCGTGCGACCGGGCGCGAGCGTCCCCGCCGACGGCGTCGTCGAAGAGGGCGACTCGGACGTCGAGGAATCGATGATTACGGGCGAGTCGAAACCCGTCTCGAAGGAACCGGGCGACGAGGTCATCGGCGGCACCGTCAACGGCGACGGCAGCCTCCGCGTGCGCGTCGGTGCGACGGGCGAGGAGACGACGCTCGCGGGCATCATGCGACTCGTCGAGGAAGCCCAGCAGAGCAAATCCGAGACGCAAGTGCTGGCCGACCGGGCGGCCGGCTGGCTGTTCTACGTCGCTGTCGGGGCCGCGGCCGTGACCGCGGTCGCCTGGACCGCCGCGGTCTCGTTCAACGCGACGATCATCGAGCGCGCCGTCACGGTGCTCGTCATCGCCTGCCCGCACGCGCTCGGCCTCGCCATCCCGCTCGTCGTCGCAATCAACACGTCACTCGCCGCTCGCAACGGGATGCTCGTTCGCGACCGAATCGCGATGGAGGAGGCGCGGAATCTGGACGCCATCGTCTTCGACAAGACCGGGACGCTCACCGAGGGCGAGCACGGCGTCGTCGGGGTGGCGACCGTCGACGGCGTCGACGAGGACGACGCACTCCGACTGGCGGCCGCCGTCGAGGGCGACTCCGAACACATGATTGCACGGGCCATCCGCGAAGCAGCCGCCGAGCGAGACCTCAGCGTTCCCGACGCGACCGGCTTCGAGGCAATCAAGGGTCGCGGCGTACGCGCGACCGTCGACGTCTCCGGCTTCCCCGGAGGCTCGTCGGACTCGGCCGACGGCGACAGCGAGGTGTACGTCGGCGGGCCGAACCTACTGACCCAACTCGATAGCGAGATTCCACCCCACCTCCGGCGGTTCGCCGACGAGGCCGGACAGAACGCCCAGACCGTGGTGTACCTCGTTCGCGGGGGCGAGCGAAGCGAGTCCTCGGACGAAGCGAGCGGCGAAGCCGCGAGCCGCGGGGGCGAGCTGGTCGCCGCCTTCGCGATGGCCGACGTGATTCGCGAGGAGAGTTACCGCGTCGTCGACGCCCTCCACGACTTGGGCATCGAGGTGGCGATGCTGACCGGCGACTCGCAGGACGTCGCCGACGCCGTCGCTGACGAACTGGGCATCGACACGGTGTTCGCGGAGGTCCTCCCCGAGAACAAAGACGAGAAAGTCCGGGAACTCCAGGACCGAGGTAAGCTCGTGGGAATGGTCGGCGACGGCGTGAACGACGCGCCGGCGCTGACGCGGGCCGACGTCGGCATCGCCATCGGGAGTGGCACCGACGTCGCCGTCCAGTCGGCTGACGTCATCCTCGTGAAGAACAACCCGATGGACGTCGTTCGCCTCGTGAAACTCAGCGAGGCCAGTTACCGGAAGATGCAGGAGAACATCGTCTGGGCCGCCGGATACAACGTCTTCGCCATCCCGCTCGCTGCGGGCGTTCTCGCTCCGCTCGGGATTCTGCTGTCTCCCGCGGTGGGCGCACTCTTGATGTCGCTGAGTACGGTCATCGTCGCCGTCAACGCCCAACTCCTCCGCCGCGTCGACCTCTCCATTTCGGAGTTTCCCGACCGGACACGGGACCGGCCAGAAACGTCAACGTGA
- a CDS encoding DUF7130 family rubredoxin-like protein encodes MSDDSPTVGLGATVYTENGDEIGTVRGFDEDGVFVTTRDGVDALSIEHERAGHEFGEAELMWRCSECGELGDLQESFPDECPSCGVEKEAIYYWTED; translated from the coding sequence ATGAGCGACGACTCACCGACCGTCGGACTGGGCGCGACAGTGTACACGGAGAACGGCGACGAAATCGGCACCGTCCGCGGGTTCGACGAGGACGGCGTCTTCGTCACCACGCGGGACGGCGTGGACGCGCTCTCCATCGAACACGAGCGCGCCGGCCACGAGTTCGGCGAGGCCGAACTGATGTGGCGGTGCTCGGAGTGCGGGGAGCTCGGCGACCTCCAGGAGTCGTTCCCCGACGAGTGTCCGAGTTGCGGCGTCGAGAAAGAGGCGATTTACTACTGGACTGAGGACTGA
- a CDS encoding NifU family protein produces MSAESQDGDDLEERVNNFLRRNFPQIQMHGGTAAIQNIDREEGVVDLQLGGACSGCGISPMTIQAIKSRMTKEIPEIDTVHADTGMGGGDTGGMSPSFPGEEDGEEPEDDEGPQAPF; encoded by the coding sequence ATGAGCGCAGAGAGCCAAGACGGGGACGACCTGGAGGAGCGCGTCAACAACTTCCTCCGCCGGAACTTCCCGCAGATTCAGATGCACGGCGGCACCGCGGCCATCCAGAACATCGACCGCGAGGAGGGCGTCGTCGACCTCCAGCTCGGCGGCGCGTGCTCGGGGTGTGGTATCTCCCCGATGACGATTCAAGCCATCAAGTCCCGGATGACCAAGGAAATCCCCGAAATCGACACCGTCCACGCCGACACCGGCATGGGCGGCGGCGACACCGGCGGCATGAGCCCGTCGTTCCCCGGCGAGGAAGACGGCGAAGAACCCGAGGACGACGAAGGCCCACAGGCGCCGTTCTAG
- a CDS encoding DUF5783 family protein has protein sequence MSELTPEEFEEQKYVDHFPKLQTAYKRAFNEMNETYDSDLVHGIDQTILAEAEPHYEGDGEFSVDVPDDPLAQLEGVMATDEKAERVLDIYLDELNTQLQKMFGVGDAASADDEKA, from the coding sequence ATGAGCGAGTTGACGCCCGAGGAGTTCGAGGAACAGAAGTACGTCGACCACTTCCCGAAACTCCAGACCGCGTACAAGCGCGCGTTCAACGAGATGAACGAGACGTACGACTCGGATCTGGTCCACGGCATCGACCAGACGATTCTCGCGGAGGCCGAACCCCACTACGAGGGCGACGGCGAGTTCTCCGTCGACGTGCCCGACGACCCCCTCGCCCAACTGGAGGGTGTGATGGCGACCGACGAGAAGGCCGAACGCGTCCTCGATATCTACCTCGACGAACTGAACACCCAACTCCAGAAGATGTTCGGCGTCGGCGACGCCGCCAGCGCAGACGACGAAAAGGCCTAA
- the queF gene encoding preQ(1) synthase, producing MGEPAPERLEVIENEYPNRHTKLELVAPEFTCLCPEKPSQPDFATFVIEYVPDEYIVELKALKLYLTSYRDVEIYHEPATNRILDDLVDACSPRWMRITGKFNTRGGITTDVTVEYGELDEAEIPESQSTRTEDLTRIQSEQ from the coding sequence ATGGGCGAGCCAGCACCGGAACGCTTGGAGGTTATCGAGAATGAGTACCCGAATCGGCATACAAAATTAGAGCTGGTCGCGCCAGAATTCACTTGTCTCTGTCCGGAGAAACCATCCCAGCCGGACTTCGCCACGTTCGTCATCGAATACGTCCCGGACGAGTACATTGTCGAGCTGAAGGCGCTGAAACTGTACTTAACCTCCTACCGCGACGTGGAGATCTACCACGAGCCCGCAACCAATCGCATCCTCGACGACCTGGTCGATGCCTGCTCGCCTAGGTGGATGCGAATCACCGGGAAATTCAACACACGTGGCGGGATCACCACCGACGTCACAGTCGAATACGGGGAGCTAGACGAAGCCGAAATCCCCGAAAGCCAGTCAACGCGAACGGAGGACCTGACTCGAATCCAATCTGAACAATGA
- a CDS encoding tRNA guanosine transglycosylase family protein — protein sequence MFTPISQGPETHGEIEALTKRFDLNVMFDSGGYEVQVGNKEFDDLYSYLIDFYGENNWGHRYVLPDNVPLTDDPPNVVDRKVDETLSATEMCFRRLSEDRQSRAVAVVQGHTTDQLYRCLNKYSQLDGLQHVGFGSFGTGGVSNGVNMLTTEAFHNLSTVVDRAHEEGLSVHAFGVGGPTSLPLLHEAGVDSFDTTSWMRSSGYGNVFFPFKSRFNASHRKNRSGNVLTASELPHLRAETGHKCPFCENIRNLRNNRWDRVIHNLIVIHEMTNQMTEMTTEEIIGAMDPNSRYRKRLEDVQKTRPVRGPIST from the coding sequence ATGTTCACCCCCATCTCACAGGGGCCAGAAACCCACGGGGAAATCGAGGCGCTCACGAAACGATTCGACCTCAACGTGATGTTCGACTCCGGCGGGTACGAGGTGCAAGTCGGAAACAAGGAATTCGACGACCTGTACTCGTACCTGATTGACTTCTATGGAGAGAACAACTGGGGGCATCGCTACGTCCTCCCCGATAACGTCCCGCTCACGGACGACCCTCCAAACGTTGTCGATCGGAAGGTGGACGAGACACTGAGCGCGACCGAGATGTGCTTCCGCCGGCTTTCTGAAGACCGGCAATCACGAGCGGTCGCTGTCGTCCAAGGACATACGACAGACCAACTCTACCGATGCCTCAACAAGTACAGCCAACTCGATGGACTCCAGCACGTCGGGTTCGGGAGCTTTGGAACCGGTGGTGTGAGCAACGGCGTCAATATGCTCACCACCGAAGCCTTCCATAACCTCTCGACAGTCGTTGACCGCGCACACGAAGAAGGCCTCTCGGTTCACGCCTTCGGTGTCGGCGGTCCAACCAGCCTCCCACTCTTACATGAAGCCGGCGTCGATTCCTTCGACACGACGAGCTGGATGCGGTCCAGCGGCTACGGGAACGTGTTCTTCCCGTTCAAAAGCCGGTTCAACGCCTCCCACCGGAAGAACCGCAGCGGGAACGTCCTCACAGCGAGCGAGCTCCCCCATCTTCGAGCGGAAACCGGCCACAAGTGCCCGTTCTGTGAGAACATCAGAAACCTCCGGAACAACCGCTGGGACCGCGTCATTCATAATCTGATCGTCATCCACGAGATGACGAATCAGATGACGGAGATGACCACGGAAGAGATCATCGGCGCGATGGACCCCAACTCGCGGTACCGGAAACGGCTGGAAGATGTCCAAAAAACCCGTCCTGTCCGGGGGCCGATCTCAACATGA